Genomic window (Nymphaea colorata isolate Beijing-Zhang1983 chromosome 1, ASM883128v2, whole genome shotgun sequence):
CAAGCCGAAATCTTCAAAAGAAACCAAAGGTTTAATAGACtttgtgcatatgtgtgtgtatggaCATGGAGGAAAATCACATAATATTAAAATGTGAAGCTGTTTCTTTTGCTGATAAAACCTTTGTCTCCTTTGGCCAAATACAAACCTTGCCACAATAAATAACATTAGGCCTCTTGGAGACCCTTTATGGTAAATAGTATGGCTTGCTTATATagacataaaacataaatttcagaTTCATTAACTTGCAaacaatatatttatttaactaGGGAGAGCATATGGTAAGAAGCAGTCATGGTGACTGATGTGGGTACTTGTTCACACCAGCAgtttcttaaaagttttttatttttaaataatatatatatatatatatataaatgcgtcaccagatttgagtatttttaaacaagtgttcCTCCAATGGTAAGAAGAGAATGCGAAACTAGGAAGAAAAGTAAACAAGTCGACAGGATCCAATACGAACTCAAAATTGGACTCATGTAATGCAAGTGAATTATAAGACTTCATAAATAGTATATGGTTTACGTATcagaatttgaattcgaatacaTTATTTTATAGGAATGCCACCCGATAATACATGAAAGTCGCCAATGtttcgaatctgaatctgattcactTACTTCCTGTTCTTGAGTTGCCTGTTGCCTGGATCTGTGGATCCACGACAGTCGGGTTCAATCGGTTCCTTCTCGCTTTGAAACAGGACGCACACGACTCACACCACCAACCAACCAACTAATTCCTCCCTTCTCGTGAGGGACATTCTAGAGCCTTCCACAGCCAGACAAGATTGCCCGTCCTCTGAGCGAAGATCCAACGGTTCACAATCGCCCGAAGTTTCAAGAAACCCTCATCTTCTAAACCCTTAACTTCTCACCCTCAGGAACCCCCTCGAAGTCGTTTCTGTACTCAGCCGGCCACTCTATCCACTCGAAAGTCCGCTTCCATCCATCCTATCTCCGAGGTATCCACCCTCTCACCTTCCCTGGTTAACCCGCCTATCTGTCTCGTCTCTTGCCTCTTTCTAGTTTTCTGACTGGAAATCTTTATATGACCaacatgtttttctctttctgtaAATGGGTTTCGACCATTTCGGTTTTTAGTGGCCCTTTTGGTGGATTTCTGTTCATATTTTCTAGGATCGGATGGTTTTCTTCGTGTTTTCCTTCCGTTTGTCTTGTGGGTGTTCGTTTGGCAACGCCAACTTCATCATTTTTAGGATTAACACTTCGAAAGGATGGACCTTGCTGCTGTTAGTGTCACATGGACGGGACAATTCAAGCTTAAAATGAGTAAAATTTGTTTGTCTGGGCTGGCATTATTGGACAGATAATTGTTGTTGTACCGTATAAGGAGATGAGCCTTCTAGTGGGTAGTTTATTTTGTGATTGAGTTTTTTGGTATGGAGCGCTTTGTGACTGCATTTGTTAATGTTGAGCTgcacttattttttgtgtttattttaaGTTGGTTCGCTGCTACTCATTTGTGGGTGCCTCTGCTTTACTATGGTTTTTTTGGCTGTTCTTCTAAACAcgcattgaaaaataaaaattggtgAATTGGGTTTTGAAATACTTGTTTTGTGTTGGGGAGGAAATGCTGCTGTTACCGCTCGAAGAGGAACTAAGCCGTTATGGCTCAGTTTGAAAGAGCTTATTAGAATTTGTGGAATGGGTTCTGCAAACTCGGGCCAAGCATCAACCGTTCAGCTCGTATAAGTCCGTTTACTGACAAGTGCTTACATTTTTTTCGCCTAGTGTTAAGTTTCTGGTTTGCATATAATAAGACCAGAACTCAGATTCTACTGCTTACTACtttgaagtcttttttattGATGGGCTCGACTGATGTTGGCTCAGTGATTAGTGGCCAAAGTCTACTAGCTTTAGCGTCACAAAAAATGTTAATGAGCCTACTAGAGTTTCCTCTCGTTACTCTTCTCGATGCGATGTCTATCTCTCACTTTGGCTTGTTTACCGGCCCTAGCTGCAGTGCCTCAGTGACTCTCTTTCGCTCTTGTATGTAGGGCTATGATAGTTGGTGTACTGGATTCTTGTACTTCTAAGTTCTAAGTGAATTCGGTTTTGCGTTGGTGTTTTCTGcttcaacttttcttttctcttttgaaaactagTTTTCCATCTGCACTCTCTTACTCACTGCGTGCTACCTTCCCTTGTACAAAGGGAGGACAATAGTTTCTACTTTCTCgccttttcttttgcaagaactAGTTTTCCATCTGCACTCTCTTACTCACTGCGTGCTACCTTCAATTGTACAAAGGGAGGACAATAGTTTCTACTTTCTCgccttttcttttgcaagaactAGTTTTCCATCTGCACTCTCTTACTCACTGCGTGCTACCTTCAATTGTACAAAGGGAGGACAATAGTTTCTACTTTCTCgccttttcttttgcaagaactAGCTTGTTAGGGAGTATCCGTGGCATTTCCCCACATGATTTGCTATTAGAGCTGGTAAAGGAACTCTCTAGAAGGGAGTCAGATAGGATTGTTGGTGATTGAAactggatatatatatttttttgtctcGGATAGACATTCCTTTTGGCCGGAGAGGAGTTTCTGTCTCTTCTTGCTATTTTATTTTTGGGTACTTATTGACTATACTCATATGTTAagcttctttccttttattataTTTCTCAAATAATTTAATTGACTTGAGAAATATGAGGGATTGAAAGTTTGAAGGCATCGCCAACATTTATGCATTTGTGTTGCCATCTTTgtttctgttgggtgtggtctGGTTCTTGGTTTGATGGTGTATAAAAATTGTGTTTGTTGTAGTTTTAATCGAGAATGGCATCAGCTTTCAGCACCATGTCTACAGTTGGATCTTTGGTGGCTCCTGGAAGCCTTGGAAGGGCCTCTTCGGATAGGTTCTCGTCCCtttcatcaatatcttcaaGTTCCATCTCTAGTAAGGGGCAGAACTTACGGGCGCAAAGGAGGCGATCTCTAAGAATAAACTCAATGGCTAAGGAGCTTTACTTTAACAAGGATGGATCTGCTATTAAGAAGCTACAGGTGTGTCATACTTCTTCCTTGTGATTCTGTGACAGTATTTTACTTTGTTTGTGAGCCCAAGTTGATTATGGTTTTGGTTGCAGACTGGAGTGAACAAGCTTGCAGATCTTGTTGGAGTTACGCTTGGTCCAAAGGGCAGGAATGTTGTCCTGGAGAGTAAATATGGTTCGCCCAAAATTGTTAATGATGGAGTGACTGTTGCGAGGGAGGTAAAATGTCGTTTGTACACAAACCCAGGGTCCCAGAGTGTTCAATGCTATTTGAGCCCCTTGTTAACTTTTTGATCTTTTTGAAGGTTGAGTTAGAGGACCCGGTTGAAAATATTGGTGCAAAGCTTGTAAGGCAGGCTGCTGCAAAGACCAATGATTTAGCTGGTGATGGGACAACTACTTCAGTTGTTCTAGCGCAAGGACTAATTGCAGAGGGTGTAAAGGTATGTGGTTATGTGCATTGTCTGCCTATTCACAGTCCTTGATGGATTTTGGAACTTACCAGcattttgtttgcttttgtatGTTAATGACTGATCCATGGTTTCTCTGGTGCATCATGCAGGTGGTTGCTGCTGGAGCAAATCCTGTTCAGATTACCCGAGGCATAGAGAAGACCGCAAAAGCACTAGTTGAAGAATTGAAACTGATGTCTAAGGAGGTCTGTACTCCTTTTCCTTATTTACTTTTGATCCTTCCAATTTTGAGATGTACTTTAACCTTCACTGTTCAGTTGGCATGAAATACTTAGTTGCATCATCCCTTTGATGGTAAAATATCGGTTGCAGGTGGAAGACAGTGAATTGGCTGATGTAGCTGCAGTCAGTGCTGGAAACAACGATGAGATAGGAAATATGATAGCAGAGGCCATGAGCAGGGTTGGAAGGAAGGGAGTTGTGACCCTTGAGGAAGGAAAGAGTGCAGAAAACAATCTTTATGTTGTAGAAGGAATGCAGTTTGATCGCGGCTACATCTCTCCTTATTTCGTGACAGACAGTGAAAAGATGTCAGTCGAATATGAGAACTGCAAGGTATATTGAGACAGTAGATATGTCAATGTTGCACATAACATAGCCTCCTGTGTATTAaagtgaaattaaaattttggggGTGCTTTCATAcaaccaaaatttgaatttcctttttttttttgtaaaaatatagCTAATTTTCTATCCTCTGAAACAAAAAGTTTAAAGTTTTATTATCATTACGCTGTTTGAAAACTTCAAGAAGTAAGTCGTACACAGTGAAAATTTATTGATTTTGATACCATTTAAATATTAAGAGTAGTTTTAAGTGGTCAaagttaaatatttttaatggCAACATGCATTTTGTAGGTTacgtatatttttttatttcattttgtttatcCAATTCATTATCATAgcgagattttttttcttattttccttctgAGCTTGTTTTTggtacttttttatttttattttagatgatttttaatattatgaaatcaaattgcaattttttcatCACCTTACGTTACATTATGCATCTTACTTTGGGTCCAGCAGACGGAGTTAGTTTACGTCTTTTACGATGTTGGGCTATATACTTGATAACAGTTTGCCCCATTTACCAATTTGTGCTTGTACTTTGTTCATGAGAATCTTGCCTTGAAACTTGGATGGTTTTTTTGTGAAGTTTTCCTATGCTAAATCTGAAGGAGACATGTTTCCTCTTTTACAGTTGCTCCTTGTCGACAAAAAGATCACAAATGCCAGGGATTTGATCAATGTTCTGGAAGAAGCAATTAGAGGAGGTTATCCAATCTTGATTATTGCAGAAGACATTGAGCAGGAGGCTCTTGCAACTCTGGTCGTCAATAAGCTGCGGGGTGCACTAAAAATAGCTGCACTTAAAGCTCCAGGATTTGGTGAACGGAAAAGTCAGTACCTTGATGATATTGCTATCCTCACTGGAGGTTAGTATTTAAATCAGCAAAGCTATTGGAATGACTCATTATTGTGTTCGTTTGCTGTTCTAAGGAAATTGTTCTTGCAGCAACTGTCATCAGAGATGAAGTAGGTTTATCTCTTGATAAAGCTGACAAGGCGGTTCTGGGGACTGCTGCCAAGGTTGTTCTCACAAAGGACGCAACCACCATTGTTGGAGATGGAAGTACTCAGGAAGCTGTAAATAAGAGAGTTGCACAGATCAGGAATCTCATTGAGGTTGCTTCTTGCAGAATGTGCTTGCTTTTGTGCATATGCTTCCTGGTTGCAATCCATCGCAATCCATTGTCTTGCAATGAAACAGCATAATAGCTGCACCATACCCTTCTTTTTAACATGTTTggctctgtttttctttttgccataGCTTCTCTTATGGATCCAGTCAAAAACCATGAATCTatcaaaaaatgatattttaaacGTATGGGTAAAatttctaagattttaaaatcaatgtGCTCTGTCTTATTGTCTGCTTCAAAAACTCGTCTTACATTCTAGAAGACATGATTTtctgttgatatatatatatatatatatatatatatatatatatatatatatatatatatatatatattctcttccTTTGTCATTGTTCATGTCTGGAAGATTGAAGTGCATTTCGTTTGCTTTTTATTATTAGACCTTGTCATGCACGTGCTAACCTATGATTTAATATGATTTTGCAGGCTTCCGAGCAAGAATATGAAAAGGAGAAGCTAAATGAACGCATAGCCAAGCTATCTGGTGGAGTTGCTGTCATTCAGGTATTCCTAAACATGCTGCATCCACTTTTGAGAGAAAAGAATTTTCTCCATGCTGACGTGCATTAAATGTGCAGGTTGGAGCACAAACTGAGACggaattgaaggagaagaagttAAGAGTAGAAGATGCCTTAAATGCCACAAAGGTACATTAGTCAACCTGATATCTCAACAGAGTGCATTTTAGAATGATGTCGGTGTAAGCTTTCATGAATATCTTGATGTAGTTGCTCGAACTATATGAGCTCTAATTACCTATTTGTGGTTTTAATCTTCGCAGGCAGCGGTTGAGGAAGGAATTGTTGTGGGTGGGGGGTGCACCTTGCTAAGACTGGCCTCCAAGGTGGATGCAATTAAGGATTCACTGGAGAACGATGAACAGAAGGTATAGATTTCACTGGTCTAGTTCCTTGTGCATTAGCAGTACAGGGATTAACGACTGGGGCATTAAATTCTTTTCTGCCTTGGAAAATTCCGTTGTTGTAGATGTCTTATTGGCCTCTTCTTGGCTGTTCTACAATTAACAGATCGGAGCAGAGATTGTGAGAAGGGCGCTAGGGTACCCTTTGAAGCTTATTGCGAAAAATGCTGGTGTCAATGGAAGTGTTGTTATTGAAAAGGTATGTTTATGCGTCTCTGTCTGTCAGAGAGATTGTTCGGTGCAGTGTGCTTTTGAATTGGAGACACGCTGTGAGCATGGGCATGGTCAGCCTTGAAACGTAAGCATGGTCTTGGGCCTGTGCTTAGGTTCTGTATATCCTTACAAGGTACTGAGCCTGTAGGAGCATATCTTGAGTTTGCATCCATGagctcttcatctttgcaaggATGTGGTTTGATTGCCATGGTTCCTGTCTTCATGAAAGACTAAAAACAACTTCCTGTACTACTTAATAAGAGTTGGAAGACGGTTGAGTTGCCTCATCTTGCTCATTTGTTGATATGTGAGCTTCCCTGAACTACAGGCACATTCACCGGGCTCAAGTACAGTAATTTATTTTCTCCAGAGTTAGCATCTTGCTGTTGTTGAGAATTTCGTTAATCTTTTTCGTTGTTCAGGTTCTGGCAAGTGACAACCCAAGGTTCGGCTATAATGCTGCTACTGGGCAGTATGAAGACTTAATGGCAGCTGGAATTATAGACCCTACCAAGGTATGGTGTGAACCATGTTTCGGTCTAAATATTGATAGAAGCAAAGATTGTATCATCCCCCATAGCACGCACCGAACTGAGGTTGAACTGAggttttgatttttgtaaaCTGATTGGTGTTTCACCATGATTGGTTTCTCTACTGGAATCAGGTGGTTAGATGCTGCCTGGAGCACGCTGCTTCCGTGGCCAAGACCTTCCTCACATCCGATGTCGTAGTTGTCGACATCAAGGAGCCAGAGCCTGTTGCTGCTGGCAACCCGATGGACAATTCAGGTCCGGCCTCACTATATCTAAGCCTTAATTAATTGCCTTGCTATGTATGTGGTATGTGAGTTCGTGATTATAATCACTTGGTGCATGCTACTCTTGTGATGCAGGATACGGGTACTAAATAGGCTGGGTACCAGGCTAGCAAAGGCGCCACTAAGGGACTTCCCTGCGGAGGAATAAGATCCATGAAAGTGTAGATGTGGGTCCATCTTTTTTATTGTACACTGGATTTGCGCAAGTGATTAGGCTGGTTATTACGATGGTGGTAGTGAGATTACAATTTTGGTTGGGTTAGCTAAGCCAGAATCCGGCGGAGGGAAAGGCATGGGAGAATTTGTTTTGTAGCTTGCTTcagtgaatgaaaaaaatgtgagagtTGATGTTCTACTGGCTTCATAATTTTGTGTCCTTGAGATTCGACGTTCTACTGGCTTCAACGTTTTATGTGTATACCCATGAATTAATTGCCCCTTCtttcaatgttttttatgtgtttaaatagttatgatattttacaaaaaggaaaacttctgaatgaaacaaaataacGAGCGCGGGGTTAATCTTGTTCCTGCTTAAATTGCACGTAAAAGACGCGGTTAAATGAAAGTAAATCAAACCGATTGTCTTCCTTTTGTTATATCACCAAAAGGttctgtatttttaaaattataagaGTTCTGTACGAATTCTTGTACGAAAACGTAAGGAAACTATAAAGATTCGTACTGGGATGTGATTGTGAGTGGTTGAGTGAGagaaatgaatatgaatgaaaaatctAGGATGTAACAACGTggaaaataaatgaactaaaTTCACGAACAAATTTAGCACAGAAAGACCGTGATAAGGCCGTACCATGCAATGTATCATTGTGAGGTAGAAAGCTGGTAATGAGATACGAAATGGAATTGTAGGTTTAGACTGGGAGCTCGATCAACTCTTAAAGCCTAATAAACACTTACGCATAAGGCTGTGGACAAAAGGCATTTGAATTTTAATGTCAGAAGCTATTCTAATCAAACATGACTAAGTTTGGGGCAATCTGCAAGATTTGACGGAAAAAGGGCCTCCAGGTCCTACCCTCTTCATGTAAACAGAAGATGTTTTTACcttaattttgacatttttgtGATTACCAGATTGTGAAACTGAAACAAAATCCTATATACCCAGCATAAAAGCTGCGAATAGGAGGATAAATTTGATTAAAACagcttaaaatattttaaatgtaTTAAATAAAAGGTTCGTAACGAACTTTACGCGGCTATGTCAATTGATAAATTAGCTTATTTATATTTACTATTATATAGGGTCTAGAAATGCTGAGCCATGAGCTACTTTTTAAGAATATGAGAATGAAGATTATACTCCTCTAACCAATTTATTAAATTACTCACGGAAGTGACTTTCAATGACTAAAAACTCTAACAATCTCGTAACATACCAACAACTTCTACAAGTGGCgaaatttgagattttgttttCCATGGCTTCTATcg
Coding sequences:
- the LOC116263716 gene encoding ruBisCO large subunit-binding protein subunit beta, chloroplastic, producing the protein MASAFSTMSTVGSLVAPGSLGRASSDRFSSLSSISSSSISSKGQNLRAQRRRSLRINSMAKELYFNKDGSAIKKLQTGVNKLADLVGVTLGPKGRNVVLESKYGSPKIVNDGVTVAREVELEDPVENIGAKLVRQAAAKTNDLAGDGTTTSVVLAQGLIAEGVKVVAAGANPVQITRGIEKTAKALVEELKLMSKEVEDSELADVAAVSAGNNDEIGNMIAEAMSRVGRKGVVTLEEGKSAENNLYVVEGMQFDRGYISPYFVTDSEKMSVEYENCKLLLVDKKITNARDLINVLEEAIRGGYPILIIAEDIEQEALATLVVNKLRGALKIAALKAPGFGERKSQYLDDIAILTGATVIRDEVGLSLDKADKAVLGTAAKVVLTKDATTIVGDGSTQEAVNKRVAQIRNLIEASEQEYEKEKLNERIAKLSGGVAVIQVGAQTETELKEKKLRVEDALNATKAAVEEGIVVGGGCTLLRLASKVDAIKDSLENDEQKIGAEIVRRALGYPLKLIAKNAGVNGSVVIEKVLASDNPRFGYNAATGQYEDLMAAGIIDPTKVVRCCLEHAASVAKTFLTSDVVVVDIKEPEPVAAGNPMDNSGYGY